Proteins found in one Streptomyces sp. Q6 genomic segment:
- a CDS encoding SDR family NAD(P)-dependent oxidoreductase, with product MAIVTGAGRGIGRGEAIALAAAGAKVVVNDVGVRADGHGAAQGPADEVVEFIRAQGGEAVASYESVADWEGAGRVVATAVEQFGRLDILVNNAAIVRQHKIEEVTEEDFDLTIDTNFKGTFAMCRSAIPVMREHGGGRILNTCSNQWAAPIGNAEYASSKGGVVSLTYELAWELNGDGITVNALAPFALTRMTADAQQRDAALVASGAMSARRAKAKEARADADLVAPIVVYLASDAAAEVTGCVFRAGGGKIGIYSHPVETRTIFRDEQDGPWSYDELVDLLPRTVLAAGSKAPHIL from the coding sequence GTGGCCATCGTGACCGGTGCCGGACGTGGCATCGGCCGGGGCGAGGCGATCGCGCTCGCGGCCGCCGGGGCGAAGGTCGTCGTCAACGATGTCGGTGTACGCGCTGACGGCCACGGGGCCGCCCAGGGCCCGGCCGACGAGGTGGTCGAGTTCATCCGCGCCCAGGGTGGCGAAGCGGTGGCCAGCTACGAATCTGTGGCGGACTGGGAGGGCGCCGGCCGCGTGGTCGCGACCGCTGTCGAGCAGTTCGGACGGCTCGACATTCTGGTCAACAACGCGGCGATCGTGCGGCAGCACAAGATCGAAGAGGTGACGGAGGAGGACTTCGACCTGACCATCGACACCAACTTCAAAGGCACCTTCGCGATGTGCCGCAGCGCGATCCCGGTAATGCGGGAGCACGGCGGTGGTCGCATCCTCAACACCTGCTCCAACCAGTGGGCGGCGCCGATCGGCAACGCCGAGTACGCGTCCTCCAAGGGCGGCGTCGTGAGCTTGACCTACGAGCTGGCGTGGGAACTCAACGGCGACGGCATCACGGTCAACGCCCTCGCGCCGTTCGCCCTGACGAGGATGACTGCGGACGCTCAGCAGCGTGATGCCGCGCTGGTTGCCTCAGGTGCCATGAGCGCGCGCCGGGCAAAGGCCAAGGAAGCACGGGCCGACGCAGATCTGGTCGCACCGATCGTCGTCTACCTGGCCTCCGACGCGGCAGCCGAAGTAACGGGCTGCGTCTTCCGGGCCGGTGGAGGCAAGATCGGCATCTACAGCCACCCCGTCGAGACACGGACGATCTTCCGGGACGAGCAGGACGGTCCGTGGTCGTACGACGAACTCGTCGACCTACTGCCCCGGACCGTGCTCGCCGCCGGCAGCAAGGCCCCTCACATATTGTGA
- a CDS encoding AAA family ATPase: MQFLVVGRTVDLPDDYVGCYLIPDGWNDYGFWTLFELGIKRLGRRPLSIGRVRIGHVGMASSPTDEVWRTEDLLPRQFISLSDDFFSLGVQDTYYDRLNKRGGNTRTAVLTALRDVAFDYSPAVVERVWDLRVFKKSLMRDVTHRVAELERLHLIAHGRARVVDFQWNYTPSRPAGAGSGPPVLKFRASPASLPPSNVHALIGRNGVGKTSMMRAMAHGVASGDIEVTQLTERAARVTPNVVLVSFSPFDELAHHAEASAEFAYIGLLDTSRPYHLKTQEELSHEFATSLAAARRLPRRARWEQILATLRYAESGFLDDYEGDLDDLLSEDEDRRFIPAAERLFAPLSSGHKIALLTLTRLVQEVTERTVVFVDEPEAHLQPPLLSAFIRALSDFLSDVNGMAVVATHSPVVLQEVPASCVYKLRRYGRVLTADRPLMETYGENVSTLTHEAFGLETTATGFYAALAREVEGGRGYREILEDFESLGSEARGLLRVLTLGREGDSA, from the coding sequence ATGCAGTTCCTCGTGGTGGGCCGGACCGTGGATCTTCCAGACGACTATGTGGGCTGTTATCTGATCCCGGACGGCTGGAATGACTACGGCTTTTGGACGCTGTTCGAGCTGGGCATCAAGCGCCTCGGTCGTCGGCCGTTGTCCATCGGTCGCGTCAGGATTGGGCACGTGGGCATGGCCTCGAGCCCGACGGACGAGGTCTGGCGCACGGAGGACCTGCTGCCCCGTCAGTTCATCTCGCTGAGTGACGACTTCTTCAGTCTGGGCGTGCAGGACACCTACTACGACCGCTTGAACAAACGAGGCGGGAACACCAGGACCGCGGTTCTCACTGCGCTGCGCGATGTCGCGTTCGACTATTCGCCGGCGGTCGTCGAGCGCGTCTGGGACCTGCGGGTCTTCAAGAAGTCTCTGATGCGCGATGTCACCCATCGCGTGGCGGAGCTGGAGCGGCTGCACCTCATCGCCCACGGCCGGGCCCGTGTGGTCGACTTCCAGTGGAACTACACGCCGTCCCGGCCCGCCGGAGCGGGCAGTGGGCCGCCGGTGCTGAAGTTCCGGGCCAGTCCTGCCTCTTTGCCGCCCAGTAATGTGCACGCGCTGATCGGACGCAACGGTGTAGGCAAGACGAGCATGATGCGCGCTATGGCCCACGGGGTGGCGTCCGGGGACATTGAGGTCACGCAGCTCACCGAGCGGGCGGCCCGGGTCACGCCGAACGTGGTGCTCGTGTCGTTCAGCCCGTTCGACGAACTCGCCCACCATGCCGAAGCGTCTGCCGAGTTCGCCTATATCGGGTTGCTCGACACCAGCCGGCCGTATCACCTCAAGACGCAAGAAGAGTTGTCCCACGAGTTTGCTACAAGTCTCGCTGCAGCCCGCCGCCTGCCCCGGCGCGCCCGGTGGGAGCAGATCCTGGCCACGCTCCGGTACGCGGAGTCGGGGTTCTTGGACGACTACGAGGGTGATCTCGACGACCTGCTGTCTGAGGACGAGGACCGGCGGTTCATCCCCGCTGCTGAGCGGCTCTTCGCACCCCTCAGTTCCGGGCACAAGATCGCTCTTCTGACGCTGACCCGACTGGTCCAGGAAGTGACCGAGCGGACCGTCGTATTCGTCGACGAGCCTGAGGCTCATCTGCAGCCGCCCCTGCTTTCCGCGTTCATCCGTGCCCTGTCCGACTTCCTCTCGGACGTCAACGGGATGGCGGTGGTGGCCACGCACTCGCCGGTCGTCCTGCAGGAGGTGCCGGCGTCGTGCGTCTACAAGCTGCGCCGCTACGGCCGGGTGCTGACCGCCGATCGGCCGCTGATGGAGACCTACGGCGAGAACGTCAGCACCCTCACCCATGAGGCCTTCGGCCTGGAGACCACCGCCACCGGCTTCTATGCGGCCCTGGCGAGGGAAGTGGAAGGCGGCCGCGGCTACCGGGAGATCCTGGAGGACTTCGAGTCGCTGGGCAGTGAAGCCCGCGGTCTGCTGCGTGTCCTCACCCTCGGCCGCGAGGGAGACAGTGCGTGA
- a CDS encoding ribosome-inactivating family protein: MSSEGFALRSQGRHRRVSLLSALSVFAVTLVALFTGVSPAKADTPEGRISHVWYSLTGTGNTPASQYGGFISSLQNAAGHYWWNGIAATQTAGRGDSLIRADLNFNGEELRLWFTPNNLYLRGFTTHNGDTWQFADSDYNLGEVMENLSRGPDGGLLPPLGQVRTLSFTSHYNDIVQHANGYSRANLPFSYSLLYNHAYQLQYGGDGSSTATSLLFLIQYTSEAVRFWDVYGVMVDIMRNSSTYYPSLPLRQQELENDWSQLSNYARNLQAGRNPAPVYVGPNAGTISSSSQLNSRVRMVIGDPSQVNAVGDWWHTEL, from the coding sequence ATGTCTTCTGAGGGATTCGCCCTGCGGAGCCAGGGGCGACATAGACGTGTAAGCCTTCTTTCTGCGCTCAGTGTCTTTGCTGTCACTCTCGTGGCTCTTTTTACGGGAGTCAGCCCCGCGAAGGCAGACACGCCGGAAGGAAGGATCTCGCACGTCTGGTACAGCTTGACCGGAACTGGTAATACGCCAGCCAGTCAGTACGGCGGGTTCATTTCAAGCCTGCAAAACGCTGCAGGGCACTACTGGTGGAACGGGATAGCCGCCACTCAAACAGCCGGCAGAGGTGACTCGCTAATCCGTGCGGATTTGAACTTTAATGGCGAGGAGCTGCGCCTGTGGTTCACGCCGAACAACCTTTACCTGCGTGGCTTTACCACCCACAACGGTGATACGTGGCAGTTCGCTGACTCCGATTACAACCTCGGCGAGGTCATGGAGAATCTCAGTCGTGGTCCTGATGGCGGCTTGCTGCCTCCGCTTGGGCAGGTCCGCACGCTGAGCTTCACGTCCCACTACAACGACATTGTGCAGCATGCGAACGGGTACTCGAGAGCGAACCTGCCCTTCTCTTACAGTCTGCTGTACAACCACGCCTATCAGCTGCAATACGGTGGCGACGGTAGCAGTACAGCGACCTCTCTGCTATTCCTGATCCAGTACACGTCAGAGGCTGTGCGATTCTGGGACGTGTACGGAGTCATGGTTGACATCATGCGTAACTCGAGCACCTACTACCCGTCGCTTCCGTTGAGGCAGCAAGAATTGGAAAATGACTGGTCGCAACTTTCCAATTATGCCCGAAATCTGCAGGCTGGGCGTAATCCTGCGCCGGTCTACGTGGGCCCTAACGCTGGGACAATTTCCAGCAGTTCGCAACTAAACTCGCGTGTCCGGATGGTCATAGGTGACCCCTCGCAGGTCAATGCCGTCGGCGACTGGTGGCACACAGAGCTCTGA
- a CDS encoding LysM peptidoglycan-binding domain-containing protein: MREIAEDFLAGAELAELAAEFGIWPVLLETHLAAAGFWPVGDLARRYWRHEPVSKIATVHAMTERQVYRLLDRHGVARRGRRRELPVPSAELARQYLVERRELQDIGAALGVSARVVSRRLRDDVGVRVPVGSRPIELPVQELRRRRDAGTSLVALAAEYQVSVPTIRARVGLSQPYQLPVDELRRRHRAGESLTSLATAYGVSPDTIRRRVKTPRPQATNATPSAHLDEGADPAAGRVPC; the protein is encoded by the coding sequence TTGCGGGAGATCGCCGAGGACTTTCTCGCAGGCGCCGAACTGGCCGAACTGGCAGCCGAGTTCGGGATCTGGCCCGTCCTGCTGGAAACCCACTTGGCGGCCGCCGGATTCTGGCCGGTGGGCGATCTCGCCCGCCGGTACTGGCGCCACGAGCCCGTATCGAAGATCGCCACCGTGCATGCGATGACCGAACGGCAGGTGTACCGGCTCCTGGACCGCCACGGCGTGGCACGGCGCGGCCGTCGCCGCGAACTGCCGGTCCCCAGCGCCGAACTCGCCCGCCAGTACCTCGTCGAGCGGCGTGAGTTGCAGGACATCGGCGCCGCCCTCGGCGTGAGCGCTCGCGTGGTCTCGCGTCGTCTCCGCGACGACGTCGGCGTGCGGGTGCCGGTCGGCTCCCGGCCGATCGAGTTGCCCGTGCAGGAACTGCGCCGGCGCCGGGACGCGGGTACATCCCTGGTGGCCCTCGCCGCCGAGTACCAGGTGTCGGTGCCCACGATCCGGGCCCGTGTCGGGCTGAGCCAGCCGTACCAGCTCCCCGTTGACGAACTGCGGCGGCGGCATCGTGCCGGTGAGTCGCTCACTTCGCTGGCCACCGCGTACGGGGTCTCCCCCGACACGATCCGGCGCCGCGTGAAGACCCCCCGGCCACAGGCCACAAACGCCACACCCTCAGCTCACCTCGACGAGGGGGCGGACCCCGCCGCAGGCCGCGTACCCTGCTGA
- a CDS encoding DNA primase family protein yields MNHNYPGEGLFDPAAIAQQILNPPALPAQTQAATAPATAGATSRGLLPDSLSDRGNAKLFVHLYGRDFRHVPGLGWYRWSGFRWELDEDDAVLWAAGEMAEALAEEDPSGRHSSTVLRRHRRRALSTSGMKAMLMQAKAAPGMVLNAALLDADPYALCTPNGVVDLRTGMLQSPDPEKHLHSRSTALAPRAMKAPRWQHFLQDTFGEDTDGQEMINFLHLLLGYSITGDVGGQIMPFLYGQGKNGKSVLLDVMVKLLGDYADAAPPGFLMAKPFEGHPTDLAELHGRRIIVCSELKPGDRFDEARVKLLTGGDRIKARRMRQDFFSFTPTHKLWLLGNHRPEVNTGGYAFWRRMKLIPFERVVADHRKVDNLADVLVTEEGPGILHWLITGARRYLNGEKDLTGPQRVRTATTAYAETEDHTGRFLTECCTLDPAMRAEQAQLYASYKQWCSLEGANPVSSRAFAARVRETVGLSSPKEMILSNQRKYYPGIGLNAEAEEATA; encoded by the coding sequence GTGAACCACAACTACCCCGGCGAGGGGCTGTTCGACCCGGCGGCCATCGCCCAGCAGATCCTCAACCCGCCCGCCCTGCCCGCCCAGACCCAGGCCGCCACCGCGCCTGCCACCGCAGGCGCCACCTCCCGCGGGCTGCTGCCCGATTCGCTGAGCGATCGCGGCAACGCCAAGCTGTTCGTGCACCTCTACGGCCGCGACTTCCGACACGTCCCGGGTCTGGGCTGGTATCGCTGGTCCGGGTTCCGCTGGGAACTCGACGAGGACGACGCGGTCCTGTGGGCGGCCGGCGAAATGGCCGAGGCCCTCGCTGAAGAGGACCCGAGCGGGCGCCACTCCTCGACCGTGCTGCGCCGCCATCGCCGCCGTGCACTGTCGACGTCCGGTATGAAGGCCATGCTCATGCAGGCCAAAGCGGCGCCCGGCATGGTGCTCAACGCCGCCCTGCTCGATGCCGACCCCTATGCCCTGTGCACCCCCAACGGCGTGGTCGACCTGCGCACCGGCATGCTGCAGAGCCCCGACCCGGAAAAGCATCTGCACTCGCGCTCCACTGCGCTCGCCCCGCGCGCCATGAAAGCCCCCCGCTGGCAGCACTTCCTCCAGGACACGTTCGGCGAGGACACCGACGGCCAGGAAATGATCAACTTCCTGCACCTGCTGCTCGGTTACTCCATCACCGGGGATGTCGGCGGGCAGATCATGCCGTTCCTGTACGGACAGGGAAAGAACGGCAAGAGCGTGCTCCTCGATGTCATGGTGAAGCTGCTCGGCGACTACGCCGATGCCGCACCTCCCGGGTTCCTCATGGCCAAACCGTTCGAGGGCCACCCCACCGACCTGGCAGAGCTACACGGCCGGCGCATCATCGTCTGCTCCGAACTCAAGCCCGGCGACCGCTTCGATGAGGCCCGCGTCAAACTCCTGACCGGCGGCGACCGCATCAAGGCCCGGCGGATGCGCCAGGACTTCTTCTCCTTCACCCCCACGCACAAGCTGTGGCTGCTGGGCAACCACCGCCCCGAAGTGAACACCGGCGGCTACGCGTTCTGGCGGAGAATGAAGCTGATCCCCTTTGAACGGGTCGTTGCCGACCACCGCAAGGTCGACAACCTCGCCGACGTCTTGGTCACCGAAGAAGGCCCGGGCATCCTGCACTGGCTGATCACCGGAGCCAGGCGCTACCTCAACGGCGAGAAAGACCTCACCGGGCCGCAGCGGGTGCGCACCGCGACCACCGCGTATGCAGAGACCGAGGACCACACCGGCCGGTTCCTCACCGAATGCTGCACGCTGGATCCCGCCATGCGGGCAGAGCAGGCCCAGCTCTACGCGTCCTATAAGCAGTGGTGCTCCCTGGAGGGCGCCAACCCGGTCTCGTCCAGGGCGTTCGCGGCCCGGGTACGGGAGACTGTCGGCCTCTCTTCCCCCAAAGAAATGATCTTGTCCAACCAGCGCAAGTACTATCCGGGTATCGGGCTGAACGCTGAGGCGGAGGAAGCAACAGCATGA
- a CDS encoding recombinase family protein: MLSTGNRGPALPTLLTFRAARPAPRTRSWRGGRRWPWPLRTSDTREGNAVRRCRTARRSLWSGAGSQLEGFGLEDQDQIVRRWCREHGHRLVKLFIEKAVSGTVAGDERPELGAALSWIEDKKADGIVAPNLDRLARELVVQEAALAQTWKHGGRAFMADQGELLPDEPEDPTNRKTRRTGRPEDPEDPRTRKTRCAPPCAR; the protein is encoded by the coding sequence ATCCTTTCAACAGGCAATCGAGGGCCTGCCCTGCCGACGCTGCTCACCTTCCGGGCTGCCAGGCCCGCACCAAGGACTCGATCTTGGCGGGGTGGTCGCCGATGGCCGTGGCCACTGCGGACGTCGGATACCCGAGAAGGAAATGCAGTACGACGCTGTCGTACTGCAAGACGGAGTCTGTGGTCAGGGGCAGGCAGTCAGCTCGAGGGGTTCGGCCTGGAGGACCAGGACCAGATCGTGCGGCGCTGGTGCCGCGAGCACGGCCACCGGCTCGTGAAGCTGTTCATCGAGAAGGCGGTCTCCGGCACGGTCGCCGGCGACGAGCGCCCGGAGTTGGGCGCCGCCCTCTCCTGGATCGAGGACAAGAAGGCCGACGGGATCGTCGCCCCGAACCTCGACCGGCTCGCCCGCGAACTCGTCGTCCAGGAGGCCGCGCTCGCTCAGACCTGGAAACACGGCGGCCGCGCCTTCATGGCCGACCAGGGCGAGCTCCTGCCCGACGAACCGGAAGACCCGACGAACCGGAAGACCCGACGAACCGGAAGACCCGAGGACCCGGAAGACCCGAGGACCCGGAAGACCCGATGCGCACCGCCATGCGCCAGATGA
- a CDS encoding IS5 family transposase (programmed frameshift), with amino-acid sequence MGTSPWIVPDDLWVRIEPLLPRKERRFRYPGRLPVPNRQVLCGILYVLHTDIQWEHLPKELGFGSGMTCWRRLRDWNEAGVWQRLHEVLLAELNAAARLDWSRCVVDSSHVRAKRGIHTGPSPVDRGRAGSKHHLITDGHGTPLAVLLTGGNRNDVTQLLPLLDAIPPVRGRVGHPRRRPDSLFADRGYDHDIYRDQVRARGIVPAIARRNTRHGTGLGVYRWVVERTFAWLHGFRRLRVRWERRADIHEAFLKLACCLITHRQFQSLC; translated from the exons GTGGGGACTTCACCGTGGATCGTGCCGGACGACTTGTGGGTGCGGATTGAGCCGCTGCTGCCGAGGAAGGAGCGGCGGTTCCGCTACCCCGGTCGCCTGCCGGTCCCGAACCGGCAGGTGTTGTGCGGGATCCTGTACGTGCTGCACACCGACATCCAGTGGGAACACCTTCCCAAGGAGCTCGGCTTCGGTTCCGGGATGACGTGCTGGCGCCGGTTGCGGGACTGGAACGAGGCCGGCGTCTGGCAGCGGCTCCACGAAGTCCTGCTGGCCGAACTCAACGCGGCCGCGCGGCTCGACTGGTCCCGCTGTGTCGTCGACTCTTCGCACGTCAGGGCC AAAAGGGGGATCCACACGGGTCCGTCGCCGGTCGACCGAGGCCGGGCAGGCTCGAAGCATCACCTGATCACCGACGGGCACGGCACCCCGCTCGCGGTCCTCCTTACCGGCGGCAACCGCAACGACGTCACCCAGCTGCTGCCGCTGCTGGACGCCATCCCGCCCGTCCGCGGGCGGGTCGGTCATCCGCGGCGCAGGCCGGACTCGCTGTTCGCCGATCGCGGCTACGACCACGACATCTACCGCGACCAGGTCCGTGCCCGCGGCATCGTCCCGGCCATCGCCCGCCGAAACACCCGCCACGGCACGGGACTTGGCGTCTACCGGTGGGTGGTTGAACGGACCTTCGCCTGGCTGCACGGCTTCCGACGACTCCGCGTCCGCTGGGAACGCCGAGCCGACATCCACGAAGCCTTCCTCAAACTGGCCTGCTGCCTCATCACGCACCGGCAATTCCAGTCATTGTGTTAG
- a CDS encoding isocitrate lyase/PEP mutase family protein, which translates to MDSLARAAFRRRVENEGPLMIPHCPDALTARLCEELGFDGGYLGGGGIGLSLAVSEALLTTTELAQTAAAIRRRSTLPLVVDGGVGFGDAVHVTRMVWDLESAGVHAIELEDQVAPKRASHHRHVEHLVPVEVMSGKIKAAVTARQDPDLLLIARTGAVQNESFDAAIERCEAYFAAGADAVMLLPESAEQRAAAPRRLSGPVALLTSFDLHTPRQWEEFGYSLVIDPVTGQTAAFSALRDAYRQQRSGRLSGRPAAEVFALFEQMQDLAGFEDLYNIERATTEPGT; encoded by the coding sequence ATGGACAGCCTGGCACGTGCGGCGTTCCGCAGGCGTGTGGAGAACGAGGGTCCCCTGATGATCCCGCACTGCCCGGACGCGCTGACTGCCCGCCTGTGTGAGGAACTGGGCTTCGACGGTGGATACCTCGGTGGAGGTGGTATCGGTCTGTCCCTCGCCGTCTCCGAGGCGCTGCTGACGACGACGGAACTGGCCCAGACGGCGGCGGCCATCCGCCGGCGTTCGACGCTGCCCCTGGTGGTGGACGGCGGAGTCGGTTTCGGTGACGCCGTGCATGTGACCCGCATGGTGTGGGATCTGGAGTCCGCCGGTGTCCATGCCATCGAGCTGGAGGACCAGGTGGCGCCCAAACGGGCCAGCCATCACCGCCATGTGGAGCATCTGGTGCCAGTCGAGGTGATGTCGGGGAAGATCAAGGCCGCGGTGACGGCCCGCCAGGACCCGGACCTGCTGCTCATCGCCCGCACCGGTGCGGTCCAGAACGAGAGCTTCGATGCGGCCATCGAGCGCTGCGAGGCGTACTTCGCCGCGGGCGCCGACGCCGTCATGCTGCTCCCGGAGAGCGCCGAGCAGAGGGCTGCCGCACCGCGGCGCCTGTCCGGCCCCGTGGCTTTGCTGACGTCGTTCGACCTGCACACACCGCGGCAGTGGGAAGAATTCGGGTACTCACTGGTGATCGACCCGGTCACCGGGCAGACTGCCGCTTTCAGCGCGTTGCGGGACGCCTACCGGCAACAGCGGTCTGGACGGCTGAGTGGCCGACCCGCGGCCGAGGTCTTCGCCCTCTTCGAGCAGATGCAGGATCTCGCCGGGTTCGAGGACCTGTACAACATTGAGCGCGCCACGACAGAGCCGGGCACCTGA
- a CDS encoding HNH endonuclease family protein, protein MRLLATATSTAAALAALISPVAPAPGGPGPLGSPGDMLSMPVSDAVKVLPVAAEHRSGYERTAFHHWVDADHDGCDTRAEVLKAEAFISPQSGARCKISGGEWYSSYDNTYVGDAHQLDVDHMVPLAEAWDSGAATWSANQREAYANDLGDERSLRVVSAKTNRAKGDQDVAQWLPPFAGARCAYVADWVATKMRWQLAVDTAEKRAITKELASCPNTPVRVVFAR, encoded by the coding sequence ATGCGCCTGCTCGCCACCGCGACCTCCACCGCCGCCGCGCTCGCCGCCCTCATCTCTCCCGTGGCCCCAGCACCGGGCGGGCCGGGCCCGCTCGGCAGCCCCGGCGACATGCTGTCCATGCCCGTCTCTGATGCGGTGAAGGTGCTGCCCGTGGCGGCCGAGCACCGTAGCGGGTATGAGCGCACCGCGTTCCACCACTGGGTCGACGCTGATCACGACGGCTGCGACACGCGTGCTGAGGTTCTCAAGGCCGAAGCGTTCATCAGCCCGCAGTCCGGCGCCAGATGCAAGATCAGCGGAGGTGAGTGGTACTCCTCCTACGACAACACCTACGTCGGCGATGCTCACCAGCTCGACGTCGACCACATGGTCCCGCTCGCCGAGGCCTGGGACTCGGGCGCTGCGACGTGGTCGGCGAACCAACGGGAGGCGTACGCGAACGACCTCGGCGACGAACGCTCCCTGCGGGTGGTGTCCGCGAAGACGAACCGGGCCAAGGGCGACCAGGACGTCGCCCAGTGGCTGCCGCCGTTCGCCGGCGCGCGGTGTGCGTACGTGGCGGACTGGGTCGCTACCAAGATGCGCTGGCAACTCGCCGTCGACACCGCGGAGAAGAGGGCGATCACCAAGGAGCTGGCATCGTGTCCGAACACTCCTGTGAGGGTCGTCTTCGCGCGGTAG
- a CDS encoding DUF6009 family protein, with protein MSSLIEPSQIAHEQDLVWLEDIDALDYVRQSLDRLPTRRGKPAYHRDGRMVGYATLSQEARASRASGTFLRRVFWLLPHDRDQQPDGLYASAAPSEAVDPRTLSASTKGYKTERSEGGPPSDAMRELGIELPKS; from the coding sequence ATGAGCTCCCTGATCGAACCCAGCCAGATCGCTCACGAACAAGACCTGGTCTGGCTCGAGGACATCGACGCCCTCGACTACGTCCGCCAGAGCCTGGACCGGCTGCCCACCCGCCGCGGTAAACCCGCCTACCACCGCGACGGACGTATGGTCGGCTACGCGACGCTCTCTCAAGAAGCACGTGCATCGCGCGCCTCAGGCACCTTCCTGCGCCGCGTCTTCTGGCTCCTCCCTCACGACCGCGACCAGCAGCCGGACGGCCTTTACGCCTCGGCCGCCCCTTCCGAGGCCGTCGATCCCCGCACCCTCAGCGCCAGCACCAAGGGCTACAAGACCGAGCGGTCCGAGGGCGGGCCCCCCTCCGACGCCATGCGGGAACTCGGCATAGAGCTACCCAAGAGCTAG
- a CDS encoding bifunctional DNA primase/polymerase yields the protein MAPGRKTPAANCARCQGSAHSPATCDCITDGRWCHGFHAATDDPDRIRGWWRAQPRFDVGVACGAAGLLVLDVDAHETPLPERERLLPGITIGAHVRLDGLRHGFHSLALLAALRQEADPVHDTSTLRVRTPSGGLHVWYQTRPGHTWACSTGSSPRRALAWQVDIRAHGGYIVAPNTVTSSGRYEVLPGSPAPAPLPGWLETELIRTGHQSVAVPRQSTGHPTPFRARQAVIAAGAGRDSATRILAAALTTVADCRATPEGASFTEKLNRAAFTTGGLVAAGHLDQHAAETVLLEAAEHARPGQQHRCASVIRAGLAAGMRRPLVLKDDRP from the coding sequence CTGGCCCCCGGGCGGAAGACTCCAGCGGCCAACTGTGCGCGCTGCCAGGGCTCCGCCCACTCCCCCGCCACGTGCGACTGCATCACTGACGGTCGCTGGTGCCACGGCTTTCACGCAGCGACCGACGACCCCGACCGCATCCGCGGGTGGTGGCGAGCTCAGCCCCGCTTCGACGTTGGCGTGGCCTGCGGCGCGGCCGGCCTCCTGGTCCTCGACGTCGACGCCCACGAGACCCCGCTGCCCGAGCGTGAGCGGCTGCTGCCCGGCATCACCATCGGCGCGCACGTACGCCTCGACGGCCTGCGGCATGGATTCCACAGCCTGGCCCTGCTCGCCGCGCTGCGCCAGGAAGCCGACCCCGTCCACGACACCAGCACCCTGCGGGTGCGCACCCCCAGCGGCGGACTGCACGTGTGGTACCAGACTCGGCCCGGCCACACCTGGGCGTGCTCGACGGGATCCAGCCCGCGGCGAGCCCTGGCATGGCAGGTGGACATCCGTGCACACGGCGGCTACATCGTCGCACCCAACACGGTGACCTCCAGCGGCCGTTACGAAGTTTTGCCGGGGAGTCCCGCCCCGGCGCCGCTGCCCGGCTGGCTGGAGACCGAGCTGATCCGCACCGGCCACCAGAGCGTCGCCGTGCCGCGCCAGAGCACGGGGCACCCCACACCGTTCCGGGCCCGTCAGGCCGTCATCGCCGCGGGAGCCGGCCGGGACAGCGCTACCCGCATCCTGGCGGCCGCGCTCACCACGGTCGCCGACTGCCGGGCCACGCCCGAGGGGGCCTCCTTCACTGAGAAGCTCAACCGGGCTGCCTTCACGACGGGCGGCCTCGTCGCCGCCGGGCACCTGGACCAACACGCCGCCGAGACTGTGCTCCTGGAGGCCGCCGAACATGCCCGCCCCGGCCAGCAGCACCGCTGTGCCTCCGTCATCCGTGCCGGCCTCGCGGCAGGCATGCGACGCCCCCTCGTCCTGAAAGACGACCGCCCGTGA